DNA sequence from the Tissierella sp. MB52-C2 genome:
TTTTTAGCTTCAAAAAAAGTTGGGGTTAAGGGATATGTTATTGGGGTTGATATGACTCCAGAGATGATTAATAAATCAAGAGTTACATCTAAAAAACATAGATATAGAAATGTAGATTTTAGACTAGGTGAAATTGAAAATCTTCCTGTAGCAGATAATACTGCAGACGTAATTATTTCGAACTGTGTTATAAATTTATCTCCCAATAAACAAAGAGTATATAACGAAGCTTATCGTGTATTAAAAAAGGGTGGTAGAGTTGCTATTTCCGATATAGTTCTGATTAGAGAATTGACAGAGGAAATGAAACAAGATGAAAGCCTTTATTGTGGATGAGTTACTGGCGCATCTTCGGTTGAAGAATTAAAATTATATTTAGAAAAGGCTGGTTTTAGTGATATTAGTATTGAAACCCAAGAAGTATCAAAAGAATATGCTGAGAAATGGGCACATAATTTAAAAGTCGGAGAATATATTATGTCTGCATCAATAAAGGCAACAAAATTATAGAATAAGGTATGGTATAGAAGAAAATCTGTTTCTATAATATAAACAATAAACCACATATTTTTAGCTATATCACCAACAACATGGTGGCACAGAAGAACTAGCTCATTGGGAAATGATTGGAACATTAGTGTGGAGACTAGTAAAAGATGCAACACCTGCTCAAATAAAAGGTACACCATTTGAAGCACATTATGTAAATCATGGAAAGAGCCCATTTCCTCATAATGCAGGAGGAGAAGCTTGGACGGCTTCATATATTGGGTCGAAAGATGATCCAATAGCAGATTTACATGAAGATATGGCAGCGGAAGAGAAAGCAAGAGCTACCTATGAATGGCTAATACGTGTAAGTGATGATCCTGGAGTAACAGATACATTAAGATTTCTTAGACAAAGAGAAATAGTGCATTTCCAAAGATTTGGTGAAGTACTGATGATAGTACAAAATGAAATGGATAGAAAAAAATATTACTAATTAGATATATAGATAAATCTAAGGCTCATATCTTTCAAAAATATGAGCCTTTTTACGATAAGAATTAAATAAACTGAGGAATAGTTTTGATAATGATTTAATTTTTGTGATTAACCCAACCCAAAATGGATATATATAAATAGAGCAATAAGGCTTTGTTTAAACTAAGATAAGCAATATATAAAATATATATAAAAAATAAAAGGGGGAATTTTAATGAATGCAATGACAGCAGAAAATTTAAGATCAGCATTTGGTGGAGAATCTCAAGCACATATGAGATATAGAATATGGGGAGATAAGGCTAAAAAAGATGGTTTTCCAACAGTGGCTAGATTGTTCATGGCTACATCAGATGCAGAAGAGGTTCATGCTACATTACATTTTAAAGCATTAAAAGACATATCAGGTGATTTTTTAGTAGCATCAGGAGCAGGATTTGGATTAAGCAGCACTTCAGATAATCTTCAAGGAGCAATAAATGGAGAATTGCATGAAGTTAATCAAATGTACCCTGCATACATAGCAGTGGCAGAAATGCAAGGAGAAAAAACAGCAGTATCAGCTATGAGATTTGCAATTGAAGCAGAAAAGGTTCATGCAGATTTATTTACTAAAGCTAAGGAAGCTGTAGATGCAGGTAAAGATTTAGAAGCTAAAGTAGTAGAACTATGTCCAATATGCGGGTATATTTCACTAACAGGTGAGGAAGATAACTGCCCACTTTGTAAAGCAAAGAAAGAGTTATTTATAGCGTATTAATAAATAATGCTAGACATACAAGTATGTCTAGCATTATAATTTATATATAACTTAAAAAAAATTACATAATAGATAATTGACACAGAGGAGTGCTTCATATGGTGACGGAAACTATTACCTTATCCTTACTTCTTGGTAAATTAACAGGAGGAAAGATACGGAACATAGGAAATTTATATATTAATGGTTGGTATTTATTTGTTATATCTTTTTTAGCGGAAATCATAAGCCTGTTTATAGCTTCAAAAACTAATGGAAATTTAAGTATTATAATAGAAAAC
Encoded proteins:
- a CDS encoding ferritin family protein, whose translation is MNAMTAENLRSAFGGESQAHMRYRIWGDKAKKDGFPTVARLFMATSDAEEVHATLHFKALKDISGDFLVASGAGFGLSSTSDNLQGAINGELHEVNQMYPAYIAVAEMQGEKTAVSAMRFAIEAEKVHADLFTKAKEAVDAGKDLEAKVVELCPICGYISLTGEEDNCPLCKAKKELFIAY
- the arsM gene encoding arsenite methyltransferase translates to MSDFKKIDVRNAVRKSYSKIATGNIKEDGCCGGDIKFKKSTIEISRKIGYSNEEISTAPEEANMGLGCGNPQLIANLKEGETVIDLGSGGGFDCFLASKKVGVKGYVIGVDMTPEMINKSRVTSKKHRYRNVDFRLGEIENLPVADNTADVIISNCVINLSPNKQRVYNEAYRVLKKGGRVAISDIVLIRELTEEMKQDESLYCGUVTGASSVEELKLYLEKAGFSDISIETQEVSKEYAEKWAHNLKVGEYIMSASIKATKL